A region from the Fundidesulfovibrio putealis DSM 16056 genome encodes:
- a CDS encoding molybdopterin-dependent aldehyde oxidoreductase has translation MIKRSLIINGKPQIVVVDQDETLANVLRGQLKLTGTKVGCGEGQCGACNVIVNGKLTRSCVTKMKRVADGAEIFTIEGLGQPGNLHPLQLAWMVHGAAQCGFCSPGFIVSAKALLDVNANPTREEVREWFQKNRNACRCTGYKPLVDAVMDAAKVLQGKLKMSDLAYKLPADGRIWGTKFPRPSAEAKVTGTCDYGADLGVKMPEGTLKLALVQATVSHANIKSIDTSEALTMPGVHSVLTHKDVKGKNRITGLITFPTNKGDGWDRPILCDEKVFQYGDAIAIVCADTEKQAKAAAAKVKVVLEELPAYMSAPAAMADDAIEIHPGTPNVYFVQKIVKGDDTKPVFDKAPVVVEDDFYVGRQPHLPIEPDVGFAFVNDEGKLVIHSKSIGLHLHLYMIAPGLGVEADKLVMVQNPAGGTFGYKFSPTMEALVGVAALATGRPVFLCYDYHQQQTYTGKRSPFFMNVRLAAGKDGKLLGMESDWTVDHGPYSEFGDLLTLRGAQFIGAGYAIPSIRGEGRTVCTNHAWGSAFRGYGSPQSEFASEVLMDELAEKLGMDPLELRYLNCYRKGDTTPNGQEPEVLSLPEMIDILRPKYEAAKAKAKKNSTAEIKRGVGISLGVYGAGLDGPDASEAYVELNSDNTITIFNTWEDHGQGADMGSLGTAHEALRPMGVKPEQIRLVMNDTSVAPNSGPAGGSRSQVMVGKAIIAGCELLMAAMRKADKTYRTFDEMVAEKIPTKYTGQWTAPATHCDTNGVGNPFSCYMYGMFMSEVAVEVATGKTTVEKMTLVADVGTLCNKLVVDGQMYGGLAQGIGLALTEDFEDLKKHSTLVGAGFPYTQQIPDDMELIYVETPREHGPHGASGTGELPLTCPHAAVINAIYNACGVRITKLPALPEKVLAGLQAAK, from the coding sequence ATGATCAAGCGGAGCCTTATCATCAACGGCAAACCCCAGATCGTGGTGGTGGACCAGGACGAGACCCTGGCCAACGTGCTGCGCGGCCAGCTCAAACTCACCGGCACCAAGGTCGGCTGCGGCGAGGGCCAGTGCGGCGCGTGCAACGTGATCGTGAACGGCAAGCTCACGCGCTCCTGCGTCACCAAGATGAAGCGCGTGGCCGACGGCGCCGAGATCTTCACCATCGAAGGCCTGGGGCAGCCCGGCAACCTGCACCCCCTGCAGCTGGCCTGGATGGTTCACGGCGCGGCGCAGTGCGGCTTCTGCTCGCCCGGTTTCATCGTCTCCGCCAAGGCCCTGCTGGACGTGAACGCCAACCCCACCCGCGAGGAAGTGCGCGAGTGGTTCCAGAAGAACCGCAACGCCTGCCGCTGCACCGGCTACAAGCCCCTGGTGGACGCGGTCATGGACGCGGCCAAGGTGCTGCAGGGCAAGCTGAAGATGTCCGACCTGGCCTACAAGCTGCCCGCTGACGGGCGCATCTGGGGCACCAAATTCCCCCGCCCCAGCGCCGAGGCCAAGGTCACCGGCACCTGCGACTACGGCGCGGACCTGGGCGTGAAGATGCCCGAAGGCACCCTGAAGCTGGCGCTGGTGCAGGCTACCGTCTCGCACGCCAACATCAAGTCCATCGACACCTCCGAAGCCCTCACGATGCCCGGCGTGCACAGCGTGCTCACCCACAAGGACGTCAAGGGCAAGAACCGCATCACCGGCCTCATCACCTTCCCCACCAACAAGGGCGACGGCTGGGACCGCCCCATCCTGTGCGACGAGAAGGTCTTCCAGTACGGCGACGCCATCGCCATCGTCTGCGCGGACACCGAGAAGCAGGCCAAGGCCGCAGCGGCCAAGGTCAAGGTTGTTCTCGAAGAGCTGCCCGCCTACATGAGCGCCCCGGCGGCCATGGCCGACGACGCCATCGAGATCCACCCCGGCACGCCCAACGTGTACTTCGTCCAGAAGATCGTCAAAGGCGACGACACCAAGCCGGTGTTCGACAAGGCCCCCGTGGTGGTGGAGGACGACTTCTACGTGGGACGCCAGCCCCACCTGCCCATCGAGCCGGACGTAGGCTTCGCCTTCGTGAACGACGAGGGCAAGCTGGTGATCCACTCCAAGTCCATCGGCCTGCACCTGCACCTGTACATGATCGCGCCCGGCCTTGGCGTCGAGGCGGACAAGCTGGTCATGGTGCAGAACCCCGCCGGTGGCACCTTCGGCTACAAGTTCAGCCCCACCATGGAGGCCCTTGTGGGCGTTGCCGCCCTGGCCACCGGCCGCCCGGTGTTTTTGTGCTACGACTACCACCAGCAGCAGACCTACACCGGCAAGCGCTCGCCCTTCTTCATGAACGTGCGCCTGGCCGCCGGGAAAGACGGCAAGCTCCTGGGCATGGAGTCCGACTGGACCGTGGACCACGGCCCCTACTCCGAGTTCGGCGACCTCTTGACCCTGCGCGGCGCGCAGTTCATCGGCGCGGGCTACGCCATCCCCAGCATCCGGGGTGAGGGGCGCACCGTTTGCACCAACCACGCCTGGGGTTCGGCCTTCCGTGGATACGGCTCGCCCCAGAGCGAGTTCGCTTCGGAAGTGCTCATGGACGAGCTGGCCGAGAAGCTCGGCATGGATCCCCTGGAGCTGCGCTACCTCAACTGCTACCGCAAGGGCGACACCACCCCCAACGGCCAGGAGCCCGAGGTGCTGAGCCTGCCCGAGATGATCGACATCCTGCGCCCCAAGTACGAGGCCGCAAAAGCCAAGGCCAAGAAGAACTCTACCGCCGAGATCAAGCGCGGCGTGGGCATCTCCCTTGGCGTGTACGGCGCGGGCCTCGACGGCCCCGACGCTTCCGAGGCCTATGTGGAGCTCAACTCCGACAACACCATCACCATCTTCAACACCTGGGAAGACCACGGCCAGGGCGCGGACATGGGCTCGCTCGGCACCGCGCACGAGGCCCTGCGCCCCATGGGCGTGAAGCCTGAGCAGATCAGGCTGGTGATGAACGACACCAGTGTCGCCCCCAACTCCGGCCCGGCGGGCGGCAGCCGCTCCCAGGTGATGGTGGGCAAGGCCATCATCGCGGGCTGCGAGCTCCTGATGGCGGCCATGCGCAAGGCCGACAAGACCTATCGCACCTTTGATGAGATGGTGGCCGAGAAGATCCCCACCAAGTACACCGGCCAGTGGACCGCCCCGGCCACCCACTGCGACACCAACGGCGTGGGCAACCCCTTCAGCTGCTACATGTACGGCATGTTCATGTCCGAAGTGGCCGTGGAAGTAGCCACCGGCAAGACCACCGTGGAGAAGATGACCCTGGTGGCCGACGTCGGCACCCTGTGCAACAAGCTCGTGGTGGACGGCCAGATGTACGGCGGCCTGGCCCAGGGCATCGGCCTGGCCCTCACCGAGGACTTCGAGGATTTGAAGAAGCACTCCACCCTGGTGGGCGCGGGCTTCCCCTACACCCAGCAGATCCCCGACGACATGGAGCTGATCTACGTGGAGACCCCGCGCGAGCACGGCCCCCACGGCGCGTCGGGCACGGGCGAGCTGCCGCTCACCTGCCCCCACGCGGCGGTGATAAACGCCATCTACAACGCCTGCGGCGTGCGCATCACCAAGCTCCCGGCCCTGCCGGAGAAGGTGCTGGCGGGACTTCAGGCCGCGAAGTAA
- a CDS encoding pyridine nucleotide-disulfide oxidoreductase/dicluster-binding protein, whose product MEQQELREWESRCIQEEPPYCQAACPIHVDARAFMELMKAGNADAARKILEKTMPLPSVLGAICDHPCEAVCKRGQAGEPVAIGALERACLRLGRPGPKPLVLPSKGKQAAVLGAGLAALTCAWDLVRKGYGVTVFTPDQRAGGRLCGLPESLLPAADLAREVARLEAMGVALRTGQEYTPEFLESAQAGFDAVFAEYGAPLCPESRGDVDPVTLACAVSASEAGESPQSGSGQERTGKAAVFCGGWPGPDGAFSPIGEATDARRAAASMDRHMSGASLTASREKEGPIPTRLYTSLKGVEPSARVAPADVSGVLDASEASSEAARCLNCQCLECVKVCAYLEHYKGYPKKYARQIYNNAAIVQGVHQANTMINSCSLCGLCTEVCPERFSMAEFCLTARRDMVERGKMPPSAHEFALEDMAAGNGPAFELSRNQPGASQSAYAFFPGCQLAASHPHHVASAYDFLRAHLTGGVGLLMRCCGVPAKWAGRADLFDASLHELRARWKELGSPQVIAACASCLAVFREHAPEFKTRSLWEALAETGLPVLTGERPPGPVAVHDPCSLRHDQPTREAVRNALRTLDIPFQELPLSGQFTECCGYGGLMGNVNPALSREVARRRGAETALDMAASCSMCRDRLAAEGKRVWHALDFVFPGPAMDPAAKGPGFSQRHENRARLKATLLRDVWGEDAAPHAHGLDVSYAPGVLESMEDRRILQEDVEAVLVETLRTGRRMVDRESGRFLASFRPRRVNYWVEYFQEGDRITVSRAWCHRMELAGPTGTASDVPSTQHVYMPESGDWACACGAELVPGPVVAGYLGSAFTITLLTCADCALELVPEGLALGKMAEVEQLLEDK is encoded by the coding sequence ATGGAACAGCAGGAACTGCGCGAGTGGGAAAGCCGTTGCATCCAGGAGGAGCCGCCCTATTGCCAGGCGGCCTGCCCCATCCACGTGGACGCGCGCGCCTTCATGGAGCTGATGAAGGCCGGGAACGCGGACGCGGCCCGCAAGATCCTCGAAAAGACCATGCCCCTGCCCTCGGTGCTGGGGGCCATCTGCGACCACCCCTGCGAAGCAGTCTGCAAGCGCGGCCAGGCAGGCGAGCCCGTGGCCATCGGGGCGCTTGAGCGGGCCTGCCTGCGCCTTGGCAGGCCGGGGCCAAAGCCCCTGGTGCTGCCTTCCAAAGGCAAACAGGCTGCCGTGCTGGGAGCCGGGCTTGCTGCCCTGACCTGCGCCTGGGACCTTGTCCGCAAGGGCTACGGCGTCACTGTGTTCACGCCTGACCAGCGCGCGGGCGGACGTCTGTGCGGCCTGCCGGAAAGCCTGCTGCCAGCGGCGGACCTGGCCCGCGAGGTCGCCCGTCTGGAAGCCATGGGGGTGGCGCTTCGCACCGGGCAGGAATACACCCCGGAATTTCTCGAATCGGCGCAGGCCGGTTTCGACGCCGTGTTCGCCGAATACGGCGCGCCTCTTTGTCCCGAAAGCCGGGGCGACGTGGACCCCGTGACCCTCGCCTGCGCGGTTTCGGCCAGTGAGGCCGGTGAATCTCCCCAGTCCGGTTCCGGGCAGGAACGCACCGGGAAAGCTGCCGTGTTCTGCGGCGGCTGGCCCGGCCCGGACGGGGCGTTCTCGCCCATCGGCGAGGCCACGGACGCCAGACGCGCCGCCGCCTCCATGGACCGCCACATGTCCGGCGCGTCGCTGACCGCCTCGCGCGAGAAGGAAGGCCCCATCCCCACGCGGCTGTACACCTCGCTCAAGGGCGTTGAACCAAGCGCCAGGGTCGCCCCCGCAGACGTTTCCGGCGTATTGGATGCCTCGGAAGCATCAAGCGAGGCCGCGCGCTGCCTGAACTGTCAGTGCCTGGAGTGCGTCAAGGTCTGCGCCTACCTGGAGCACTACAAGGGCTACCCCAAGAAGTACGCCCGCCAGATCTACAACAACGCGGCCATCGTCCAGGGCGTGCATCAGGCCAACACCATGATCAACTCGTGCAGCCTGTGCGGCCTGTGCACCGAGGTCTGCCCGGAACGCTTCTCCATGGCCGAGTTCTGCCTGACCGCCCGGCGAGACATGGTGGAGCGCGGCAAGATGCCCCCCTCGGCCCACGAATTCGCCCTAGAGGACATGGCTGCGGGCAACGGCCCGGCCTTCGAGCTTTCACGCAACCAGCCGGGCGCGTCGCAGAGCGCGTATGCCTTCTTCCCCGGCTGCCAGCTTGCGGCCTCGCACCCGCACCACGTGGCCTCGGCCTACGATTTTCTGCGCGCGCATCTTACGGGCGGGGTGGGGCTCCTGATGCGCTGCTGCGGCGTCCCGGCAAAGTGGGCCGGGCGCGCCGACCTGTTCGACGCGTCCCTGCACGAACTGCGCGCCCGCTGGAAGGAGCTTGGCTCCCCGCAGGTGATCGCGGCCTGCGCCTCCTGTCTGGCGGTGTTCAGGGAGCACGCCCCGGAGTTCAAGACCCGCTCTCTCTGGGAGGCGCTGGCGGAAACGGGCCTGCCCGTGCTCACCGGAGAGCGCCCCCCCGGCCCCGTGGCCGTGCACGACCCCTGCTCGCTCCGCCACGACCAACCAACGCGTGAGGCCGTACGAAACGCCCTGCGCACCCTGGACATCCCCTTCCAGGAGCTTCCCCTCTCGGGCCAGTTCACCGAGTGCTGCGGCTACGGCGGCCTTATGGGGAACGTGAATCCCGCGCTGTCGCGCGAAGTCGCGCGGCGGCGCGGGGCCGAAACGGCCCTGGACATGGCTGCCTCCTGCTCCATGTGCCGCGACCGGCTGGCCGCCGAGGGCAAGCGGGTCTGGCACGCGCTGGACTTCGTTTTCCCCGGCCCGGCCATGGACCCGGCGGCCAAAGGCCCCGGCTTCTCCCAGCGCCACGAGAACCGCGCCCGCCTGAAGGCAACGCTCCTGCGCGACGTCTGGGGCGAAGACGCCGCGCCCCACGCACACGGGCTGGACGTCTCCTATGCGCCCGGCGTATTGGAATCCATGGAGGACCGGCGTATCCTGCAAGAAGACGTGGAAGCGGTGCTGGTCGAGACGCTCCGCACGGGCCGCAGGATGGTCGACCGGGAGTCCGGGCGCTTCCTGGCCAGTTTCAGGCCCCGGCGCGTGAACTATTGGGTTGAGTATTTCCAGGAGGGCGACCGGATAACGGTGTCGCGGGCCTGGTGCCACCGCATGGAGCTGGCCGGGCCAACGGGAACAGCCTCGGACGTGCCCAGCACCCAGCATGTGTACATGCCCGAGAGCGGAGACTGGGCCTGCGCCTGCGGGGCGGAGCTGGTCCCCGGCCCTGTGGTGGCCGGATACCTGGGCAGCGCCTTCACCATTACGCTGCTCACCTGCGCCGATTGCGCGCTGGAGCTGGTTCCCGAGGGGCTGGCCCTGGGCAAGATGGCCGAGGTGGAGCAGCTTCTGGAGGACAAATAA
- the trsM gene encoding DVU_1556 family methyltransferase: MDPAPRVPPIPLFEREAFRDVAGLALRPGGTALTEVALEHCVLAPGALVADIGCGRGASLPLLTRRGLAPVGLDPSPHLLAEARRHDDKAALVQATAEAVPFRAGTFAAVLCECVLSITRDPRTALGEMHRILAPGGLLVLTDLYLRDPVDNQAPRTAGCAAGAVPRHVVEERLHAAGFFMRVFEDHSRLLAELAGRLLFAGFDSSELGLGCTSCGRPGYFLCIAQTEAL; the protein is encoded by the coding sequence ATGGACCCTGCCCCCCGAGTTCCACCAATCCCACTCTTCGAGCGCGAGGCGTTCCGGGACGTTGCCGGGCTGGCCCTGCGTCCCGGCGGAACAGCGCTCACGGAAGTGGCGCTGGAGCACTGCGTTCTCGCGCCGGGGGCGCTGGTGGCGGACATCGGTTGCGGGCGCGGCGCCAGCCTGCCGCTGCTGACCCGACGGGGGCTCGCTCCCGTGGGCCTGGACCCCTCGCCGCACCTGCTGGCCGAGGCCCGCAGGCACGACGACAAAGCCGCGCTGGTGCAGGCCACGGCGGAGGCCGTCCCGTTTCGCGCCGGCACATTCGCGGCGGTGCTGTGCGAGTGCGTGCTCTCCATCACCCGCGATCCGCGCACGGCCCTGGGGGAGATGCACCGCATCCTGGCTCCGGGCGGGCTCCTGGTGCTGACCGACCTCTACCTGCGCGACCCTGTGGACAATCAAGCCCCGCGCACGGCTGGCTGCGCGGCAGGGGCCGTGCCGCGCCATGTGGTGGAAGAGCGCCTGCACGCGGCCGGATTTTTCATGCGCGTGTTCGAGGACCACAGCAGGCTGCTGGCCGAGCTGGCCGGGCGGCTCCTGTTCGCGGGCTTCGACAGCTCCGAGCTGGGGCTTGGCTGCACCTCCTGCGGCAGGCCCGGCTATTTCCTGTGCATCGCCCAAACGGAGGCCCTGTGA
- a CDS encoding DVU_1555 family C-GCAxxG-C-C protein, whose amino-acid sequence MSEYLLDILPLAAKGYCCSQMLGLLALQAQGTENPGLVRALGGLCHGMGQCGQTCGVLTGGACVLSLYLGKGADDETPSDKADLAVSEFVDWFTERTSEYGGTSCADILGECPDGKPDMSRCAQLIGEAWAQILTILTGLGVDPSEARE is encoded by the coding sequence GTGAGCGAGTACCTTCTGGACATCCTGCCCCTGGCGGCCAAGGGCTACTGTTGCAGCCAGATGCTGGGGCTCCTGGCCCTTCAGGCCCAGGGGACCGAGAACCCCGGCCTGGTGCGGGCGCTTGGCGGCCTGTGCCACGGCATGGGCCAGTGCGGGCAGACCTGCGGCGTGCTGACCGGCGGGGCCTGCGTGCTCTCGCTGTATCTGGGCAAGGGCGCGGACGACGAGACGCCCTCGGACAAGGCAGATCTGGCCGTGTCCGAGTTCGTGGACTGGTTCACGGAGCGCACCAGTGAGTACGGCGGCACCTCATGCGCGGACATCCTGGGCGAATGCCCGGACGGCAAACCGGACATGAGCCGCTGCGCACAGCTGATCGGCGAGGCCTGGGCGCAGATCCTGACAATCCTGACCGGGCTCGGCGTGGACCCGTCCGAGGCCAGGGAGTAG
- the trsS gene encoding radical SAM (seleno)protein TrsS yields MPEESCGGHLGDTQSLCPVCLKRLPARRVPDGDTVRLTRTCPEHGEFREPVWVGEPAMKSWRRPKRPSPPNPGGAAGKGCPYDCGLCPQHAQHTCTALVELTARCDLGCPVCFASSGETLSPEPDADELGRRFRELRTRAGSCNLQLSGGEPTVRADLEDIVRVAVKAGFAFVQLNTNGLRLGREEGFAERLAGAGLSSVFLQFDGSDAACAALRGRPLLAEKMAAVKACEKAGLGVVLVPTLARGINDDECGDILRLALSLGPTVRGVHFQPMAAFGRHPGQETGQGLERGLHGPTLPEVLTSLVSQSGGLLKISDFHPPGCEHSLCSFSGTFLRQDDGGLSPVSGGGCCDPAPTGLIPTALEGALKSRAFTARQWSAPANNPAPGALVDDFDRFLAQSGTRNRFSISCMAFQDAWTIDLERAQGCCIHVLAPDGALVPFCLYNLTSATGRTLHRGNHGSVVL; encoded by the coding sequence GTGCCCGAAGAGTCTTGCGGCGGGCATTTGGGAGACACCCAGAGCCTCTGCCCGGTCTGCCTGAAACGCCTGCCCGCGCGGCGCGTGCCCGATGGCGATACGGTCCGGCTTACGCGCACCTGCCCGGAGCACGGCGAGTTCCGCGAGCCGGTCTGGGTCGGGGAGCCCGCCATGAAATCCTGGCGGCGGCCCAAGAGGCCGTCGCCGCCCAACCCCGGCGGCGCGGCAGGCAAGGGCTGTCCGTACGACTGCGGCCTGTGTCCGCAGCACGCCCAGCACACCTGCACCGCCCTGGTGGAGCTCACCGCGCGCTGCGACCTGGGCTGCCCGGTCTGCTTCGCCTCGTCCGGCGAGACCCTGTCGCCTGAACCGGACGCGGACGAGCTTGGGCGCAGGTTCCGGGAGCTGCGGACCAGGGCAGGTTCATGCAACCTTCAGCTTTCCGGCGGCGAGCCCACGGTGCGCGCTGATCTGGAAGACATCGTGCGCGTGGCCGTCAAGGCCGGGTTCGCCTTCGTGCAGCTGAACACCAACGGGCTTCGCCTGGGCCGCGAGGAAGGCTTCGCCGAGCGTCTGGCCGGAGCTGGCCTGTCGTCGGTATTCCTGCAATTCGACGGCTCGGACGCGGCCTGCGCGGCTCTTCGCGGTCGCCCACTGCTGGCCGAGAAGATGGCCGCCGTCAAAGCTTGCGAAAAGGCCGGACTCGGCGTGGTGCTGGTGCCCACCCTGGCGCGCGGCATCAACGACGACGAGTGCGGGGACATCCTCAGGCTGGCGCTCTCGCTCGGGCCGACCGTTCGCGGAGTGCACTTCCAGCCCATGGCCGCTTTTGGCCGTCATCCCGGCCAAGAGACTGGCCAAGGCTTGGAGCGCGGCCTGCACGGCCCCACCTTGCCGGAGGTGCTCACGTCTCTGGTGTCCCAGTCCGGCGGGCTATTGAAGATTTCGGATTTCCATCCCCCCGGCTGCGAGCACTCGCTCTGCTCGTTCTCCGGCACGTTCCTGCGCCAGGACGATGGCGGATTGTCGCCCGTTTCCGGAGGCGGATGCTGCGATCCGGCTCCCACGGGCCTCATCCCCACGGCCTTGGAAGGCGCGCTCAAGTCCCGCGCCTTCACGGCCCGGCAGTGGTCCGCCCCGGCGAATAATCCGGCTCCCGGAGCCCTGGTTGACGACTTCGACCGCTTCCTGGCCCAATCCGGCACGCGAAACCGCTTCTCCATCTCCTGCATGGCCTTCCAGGACGCCTGGACCATCGACCTGGAGCGCGCGCAAGGCTGTTGCATCCACGTGCTGGCCCCGGACGGCGCGCTGGTACCCTTCTGCCTGTACAACCTGACCTCGGCCACCGGGCGCACCTTGCACCGGGGCAACCATGGGAGTGTCGTCTTATGA
- a CDS encoding DVU_1553 family AMP-dependent CoA ligase, with the protein MMRCSLDAWVSLATGVPGPDPQALGQWQAQRLHALARWARTRSPFYAEHLPDLADSPGGVAALPFLTPDHLREHSERMLCVSQGDVDRVVTLNTSGTSGKPKRLFFTGRELEDTLDFFRVGMASFTAPGDVVLILLPGRREDGAAMLLARALSEIGVRPVLAPHPCAPQEAARLISQEAVTCLAALPSQLRALLTLSQGGPAWPRALDRALLSGEPVTPELRRRADEAGIEIYAHYGLTETCFGGGVECGAHHGYHLREADLLVEIVNPVTGRAVALGREGEVVISTLSRRGMPLLRYRTGDMARMLPGPCPCGSPLRRLGPITGRIQTTGDTVQVFIPDKGTANGL; encoded by the coding sequence ATGATGCGCTGCTCCCTGGATGCCTGGGTGTCCCTGGCCACCGGCGTGCCCGGCCCGGACCCGCAGGCCCTGGGCCAATGGCAGGCCCAGCGCCTGCACGCCCTGGCGCGGTGGGCCAGGACCAGAAGCCCCTTCTACGCGGAGCATCTACCGGACTTGGCCGATAGCCCTGGCGGCGTCGCGGCCCTGCCGTTCCTCACGCCGGACCACTTGCGCGAACATTCCGAGCGCATGCTCTGCGTGTCGCAGGGCGACGTGGACCGCGTGGTGACCCTGAACACCTCCGGCACCTCGGGCAAGCCCAAGCGCCTGTTCTTCACCGGTCGCGAGCTCGAAGACACGCTCGACTTCTTCCGGGTGGGGATGGCCTCCTTCACCGCGCCCGGCGACGTGGTGCTCATCCTGCTGCCGGGGCGCAGGGAGGACGGCGCGGCCATGCTCCTGGCCCGCGCGCTCTCGGAAATCGGGGTGCGCCCGGTGCTCGCGCCACACCCCTGCGCGCCGCAGGAGGCCGCGCGGCTCATCTCGCAGGAGGCCGTCACCTGCCTGGCCGCGCTGCCCTCGCAACTTCGCGCCTTGCTTACGCTTTCCCAGGGCGGGCCTGCCTGGCCAAGAGCGCTGGACAGGGCGCTTCTTTCCGGCGAGCCGGTGACCCCGGAGCTTCGCCGCAGGGCGGACGAGGCGGGCATCGAAATCTACGCCCACTACGGCCTCACCGAGACCTGCTTCGGCGGCGGCGTGGAGTGCGGCGCGCACCACGGCTACCACCTGCGCGAAGCGGACCTGCTGGTGGAAATCGTGAATCCGGTCACGGGGCGGGCCGTGGCCCTTGGGCGCGAAGGCGAAGTGGTGATAAGCACGCTCTCGCGCCGGGGCATGCCGCTTCTGCGCTACCGCACCGGGGACATGGCACGCATGCTGCCCGGCCCCTGCCCCTGCGGCAGCCCGCTTCGGCGGCTTGGACCCATCACAGGACGCATACAGACAACCGGGGACACCGTGCAGGTGTTCATCCCCGATAAAGGAACGGCAAACGGACTATGA
- a CDS encoding XdhC family aldehyde oxidoreductase maturation factor, whose protein sequence is MIDLLKTLGLWLAEGTPVAAATIVTHEGSTPRSAGSKMIVRQGGAMHGTVGGGLVEAHVLEAAARLLADDADPKAWGVIDFDLTGELAAGADMVCGGKLRVFLERIEPGDQGDLYAGLQKRLERGERTLLAVPMDGGPRTLLPFRGPAVGAALPEALMESARAAGRDIRAPVVFTALEQRWFLEPWSGPSPLFIAGAGHVSRPTAQMAAMTGFKVTVMDDRPEFANWERFPHAHEIATGDMRSCLSGLDIGPETSIVIVTRGHVDDADVLAQSLRTQAGYIGMIGSRRKRDAVYAKLKGLGFTDADFARVHCPIGLDIGAETPEEIAVSIVAELIQARASREDT, encoded by the coding sequence ATGATCGACCTCCTCAAGACTCTTGGCCTCTGGCTCGCCGAGGGAACGCCCGTGGCCGCCGCCACCATCGTGACCCACGAAGGCTCCACGCCGCGTTCTGCGGGCAGCAAGATGATCGTCAGACAGGGCGGCGCAATGCACGGCACTGTTGGCGGCGGGCTGGTGGAAGCCCACGTGCTGGAGGCCGCCGCGCGCCTGCTGGCTGACGACGCCGACCCCAAGGCCTGGGGCGTGATCGATTTCGACCTGACCGGCGAGCTGGCCGCCGGAGCGGACATGGTCTGCGGCGGCAAGCTGCGCGTGTTCCTGGAGCGCATCGAGCCGGGCGACCAGGGCGATCTTTACGCCGGGCTGCAAAAACGCCTGGAGCGCGGCGAACGCACCCTGCTGGCCGTGCCCATGGACGGCGGGCCGCGCACGCTGCTGCCCTTTCGCGGCCCCGCCGTAGGGGCTGCGCTGCCGGAGGCCCTCATGGAAAGCGCGCGGGCCGCAGGGCGGGACATCCGCGCCCCGGTGGTGTTTACGGCCCTGGAGCAGCGCTGGTTCCTGGAGCCCTGGTCCGGCCCCTCGCCGCTCTTCATCGCGGGCGCAGGCCATGTGTCGCGCCCCACTGCCCAGATGGCGGCCATGACCGGCTTCAAGGTGACCGTGATGGACGACCGCCCCGAATTCGCCAATTGGGAGCGCTTCCCCCACGCGCACGAGATCGCCACGGGCGACATGCGCTCCTGCCTGTCCGGCCTGGACATCGGCCCGGAAACGTCCATAGTCATCGTCACGCGCGGGCACGTGGACGACGCGGACGTGCTGGCCCAGTCGCTGCGCACCCAGGCAGGCTACATCGGCATGATCGGCAGCCGCCGCAAGCGCGACGCCGTGTACGCCAAGCTTAAGGGCCTGGGCTTCACGGACGCTGATTTCGCGCGCGTGCACTGCCCCATCGGGCTGGACATCGGGGCGGAGACCCCGGAGGAGATCGCCGTGAGCATCGTTGCGGAACTTATACAGGCCAGAGCCTCGCGGGAGGACACATAA